A stretch of the Elusimicrobiaceae bacterium genome encodes the following:
- a CDS encoding glycosyltransferase: protein MPSEIAVSVVIPVYNEQENIEELYRRLRVALAAMGDTFEIIFVDDGSSDNSLELLTGYAAKDNTVRVVEFSRNFGQHAAVMAGMEASAGEVVVTLDADLQNPPEEIPKLVAKVREGYEAVGGWRQDRDDNILRKIPSRVLNSLSAHLFGVKLKDYGCMLRAYDRSIVDQLVQCPEVNTYIPALANSFARRVAEIPVAHAARARGESKYGLIRLLRLNFDLMTGFSLLPIQAVGLAGVFVSLGGLAFAVFLFIRRLIIGPEAEGMFTLFAILFVFVGLQLLALGVVGEYIGRIYMEVRRRPRFVIRHVHSGKEEK from the coding sequence ATGCCAAGCGAAATTGCCGTTTCCGTTGTAATTCCGGTTTATAACGAGCAGGAGAACATTGAAGAGCTGTACCGCCGCCTCAGGGTCGCGCTTGCCGCAATGGGCGACACCTTCGAAATAATTTTTGTTGACGACGGCAGCAGCGACAATTCCCTGGAACTGCTCACCGGCTATGCCGCGAAAGACAATACCGTCAGGGTGGTCGAGTTCTCGCGCAATTTCGGCCAGCATGCCGCGGTTATGGCCGGCATGGAAGCGAGTGCCGGCGAGGTGGTGGTCACGCTCGACGCCGACCTGCAGAACCCGCCCGAGGAAATTCCCAAACTGGTCGCCAAGGTGCGCGAGGGTTACGAGGCTGTTGGCGGCTGGCGTCAGGACCGGGACGATAATATCCTGCGCAAAATTCCCTCCCGGGTTCTTAATTCTCTCAGCGCGCATCTTTTCGGAGTGAAGCTCAAGGACTATGGATGCATGCTGCGCGCCTACGACCGTTCTATAGTGGACCAGCTTGTGCAGTGCCCGGAAGTGAACACCTATATCCCCGCGCTGGCCAATTCGTTCGCGCGGCGGGTGGCGGAAATTCCTGTTGCGCACGCGGCCCGCGCGCGCGGCGAATCCAAGTACGGGCTTATACGGCTTTTGCGGCTTAATTTCGATCTGATGACCGGGTTTTCTCTGCTGCCGATACAGGCGGTCGGGCTTGCCGGAGTATTTGTTTCGCTGGGCGGACTGGCGTTCGCGGTTTTCCTGTTCATTCGCCGGCTGATCATAGGCCCGGAAGCCGAGGGCATGTTCACCCTGTTCGCCATTCTGTTCGTGTTTGTGGGGCTTCAGCTGCTTGCGCTGGGCGTGGTGGGTGAATATATCGGGCGCATTTACATGGAAGTGCGCCGCCGTCCGCGATTCGTGATCCGCCATGTGCATTCCGGAAAAGAGGAGAAATAA
- a CDS encoding DegT/DnrJ/EryC1/StrS family aminotransferase — translation MTLTEPGRTAFLPFSTPDLGEEEAAEVRQSLLSGWLTTGPKVEKFTRDFLAYVNAPHGVALNSATAGLHIAQAAIGLKPFDEVITSPLTFTATANTTLHVGAKPVFCDIDPDTYNMDPVRLAEAAGPNTKAVIPVHFAGLPCDLDQISAVARKYGAVVIEDAAHAVGAEYKGRKLGALSEMTVFSFHPNKNMTTGEGGLVSFADGKYLKPLAILGFHGIDKTSWTGYPDRVVQDYDVVEAGFKYNMLDLQAAIGIHQLKKLDRFNARRAAIAAYYKRELADVEELHIPRLPAYAHKHAWHLFCPLVKTEKLDITRADFMNELKALNIGTGLHYRAIHEHPLYRRLGFRQGMFPKAEYAGRRIVSLPLFPKMTDRDAEDVVKAVKCVLARHLNK, via the coding sequence ATGACTTTGACTGAACCGGGAAGAACCGCCTTTCTGCCTTTTTCCACGCCGGATCTGGGCGAGGAGGAAGCGGCCGAAGTGCGCCAGTCGCTGCTGTCGGGCTGGCTGACCACGGGGCCGAAAGTGGAAAAGTTCACAAGGGATTTTCTGGCTTATGTAAACGCGCCGCACGGCGTGGCGCTCAATTCCGCAACGGCGGGGCTGCATATCGCGCAGGCGGCGATCGGCCTCAAGCCCTTTGACGAGGTTATCACTTCACCGCTTACTTTCACCGCCACAGCCAACACCACGCTGCACGTCGGCGCGAAACCGGTTTTCTGCGATATTGATCCCGATACCTATAACATGGATCCGGTCAGGCTGGCGGAAGCCGCCGGGCCCAACACCAAAGCGGTCATTCCGGTGCATTTCGCGGGTCTGCCCTGCGATCTGGACCAGATCAGCGCGGTCGCCCGCAAATACGGCGCCGTGGTCATCGAGGACGCCGCCCACGCGGTCGGCGCGGAATACAAGGGCCGCAAGCTCGGCGCGCTCAGCGAGATGACGGTTTTTTCGTTCCATCCCAACAAAAACATGACCACCGGCGAGGGCGGGCTGGTGTCGTTTGCCGACGGGAAATATCTCAAGCCGCTTGCCATACTGGGCTTTCACGGAATAGACAAGACTTCGTGGACCGGTTACCCCGACCGGGTGGTGCAGGACTATGACGTGGTTGAAGCCGGCTTCAAATACAACATGCTTGATCTTCAGGCCGCGATCGGCATTCATCAGCTCAAAAAACTCGACCGGTTCAACGCGCGCCGAGCCGCCATCGCCGCGTATTACAAGCGCGAACTGGCGGATGTTGAAGAATTGCACATTCCCCGGCTGCCCGCCTACGCGCACAAACACGCCTGGCACCTGTTCTGCCCGCTTGTGAAAACCGAAAAACTTGATATCACGCGCGCGGATTTCATGAACGAGCTTAAAGCCCTTAACATAGGCACCGGCCTGCACTACCGCGCGATCCATGAACACCCGCTGTACCGGCGGCTGGGGTTCAGGCAGGGCATGTTTCCGAAAGCGGAATACGCGGGCCGGCGGATAGTGTCGCTGCCGCTTTTTCCGAAAATGACCGACCGGGACGCGGAAGACGTTGTCAAAGCCGTCAAGTGCGTCCTTGCGCGGCACCTTAATAAATAA